TCCTCGCATCAAGATTCTCCCAGGGCTTCTCACCCTCATGAAAGGCATACAAGTCAGCTGCATAATAAGGACTGAAGCCTTTCGGATCCTGAATGTTTACTTCTATACAATCTGAAGGATAGAAAAGTGGATGTTTATACTGATCGGGCAATGCATATTTCATATCAGATCTCCTGCTTCATAGTCTTTAATCTTTTTTTTCCTTCGCGGCATAAATGCTGTAAAGGACAATGTAGACAATCCGGTTTCTGAGCCTTACAGTGATAACGCCCGAAAAATATCATTCTATGATGCGTTACAGACCATTCTTCACGAGGAACTTTTTTCATCAGCGTCTGTTCAACTTCTAGTACTGAATCTTTCCACCTGCAGATCCCAAGCCGTTTGGCAATCCGCTCAACATGGGTATCAACAGCAATCGCAGGCCAGTCAAAGGCAACTGACATAACAACATTGGCCGTTTTTCTGCCAACACCCGGTAATGTGGTGAGCTCTTTATGATCTGCAGGAATTTCTCCATTATAATGTTCTATTAATCTTTCACATAAGTTTCGTATATGCTTGGCTTTGTTTCTATATAAGCCGATCGACCGGATATCATTTTGTAATTCCTCAAGCGTTACATTCAGATAATCTTCAGGTGTTTTATATTTCTTAAAAAGATTAAGAGTTACTTTATTAACCAGAGCATCCGTACACTGCGCAGATAATAACACGGCAATTGTCAGCTCAAATGCATTATCATGAATTAATTCGCAGTGAGCATCAGGAAACATAGTTTCCATCTGATCGAGACATTCTCTGATTTGCGGTTTTGTCAGCATTTAATCACTCCTGTTAATTCTCAAGCCAGTTATAAAACGGAGCAGGTTCATGCGGGTTATCAGGCTGGCTTTTCGGTTTCCTGAACTGTTCCCCCTGTTTTTTTGCATCCTCAGGAGATTTAATCCCTTTTTTCTTCCATTCGAACAAAATGCGGTCAATATATCTGAAGTTCAGCTTTTCAGAAATAACAGCTTCTCTAAGCGCAGATTTTACAATTTCCGGAGTGTGCTCATCCTGATCGATCCACATGGCAAGCGTTTCGCACTCAAGTGGCGATAACGGGCGGCCAAATTCCTGCTCAAACATTGAATACAGGTCTGTCTGCATAGCCATCGTCTGTTCTACTGTCTGCTGGAATTGTTCCTGCCCTGCAACGTTTAAAATACAATTCCACAGGGGTTCTAAAGAATAGTGTTCGGTTTTTATTTCTTCTTCTCCATTATTGATTTCTAGGAGATTCTTTTTAATTAGCTTTTGAATGATTTTCAGACACTCAGATGATGTTAATGTCATTCTTTCTGCAATCTCATCCGGAGTAGGAAAATGATTGCCTTTATCAATAAATGAATGCAGCTGAATGAGCAGCATACTTTCTGTCTCATTCAGATTCAGTTTTTTATAATATTTTAACAGCATAACAGGGATCGTAGTATACCCCTCTTTAATCCACTTTTGTAATGGAGATTGTGCCACTATGTCCCCCTCCTTTCTATTTCAGCTGAAAAATGACCGAAAAAGCATGTTACGCTTATTCGGTCATTTGTCATTAAGGATATAGTCTGTTTAACAGTCTTGGGAATGGGAT
This region of Jeotgalibacillus malaysiensis genomic DNA includes:
- a CDS encoding endonuclease III, producing MLTKPQIRECLDQMETMFPDAHCELIHDNAFELTIAVLLSAQCTDALVNKVTLNLFKKYKTPEDYLNVTLEELQNDIRSIGLYRNKAKHIRNLCERLIEHYNGEIPADHKELTTLPGVGRKTANVVMSVAFDWPAIAVDTHVERIAKRLGICRWKDSVLEVEQTLMKKVPREEWSVTHHRMIFFGRYHCKAQKPDCLHCPLQHLCREGKKRLKTMKQEI